GCACCTGATTGGCATCGGTGTTGACCAGATTGGCCAGGTCGAAACTGCTGGCGGTGGTCTCCAGTGCAGAGCCTACAAAGGTGCGAATCTGCCGCGCCGCTTCATCCGGTTGATTCTGCACCGCGCGCATGAAGCGCTGAACGTTGTCCGCATCGCCCTGCACCTGCCACGCGACATACGCTTGCACAATGATGCGCAAACCATCGCGGGTACCGACGTCCTGCAAACCACTCGATGTGGTGCGCAAACGCAGATCCACCGGGATCGTCGCTTCGAACGGCGCCGGCCAACGCCAGCTCAGACCCGGATCCAGCAACACCCGGGATGGATTGCCGAAGCGGGTAATCACCGTGGCTTCTCCGGAGCGCACCTGCACCAGACTTGCCGCTGCGATGGCAAACGCCACCAGCAACACCGCCCAGCCCATACGCCTCCACGGGAAAGGCCCCGCCTCTTCCGGCGCGCCATGATGGTGGTGATGATGCCCGTGATGGTGATGGCCGCCATGAGCATGGTCGTGACCGCTGTGGTCATCGTGATCGTGTGTATGCGACTGGCTCAATGGGTGGCTCCTGGTTGAGCGGTGGTGCGCGCCGGCGTCGGGTCAGCCGGCAGCGTGAACGTGCGCAGGTCGATGGTCGGCGCGTTGCTGCTGCCGCCCAGACGATGGTCGAGCACCAACAGTTTGACTTTGCCCAATCCCTGACTGAGCTGGCTGAGATACTGCTCCAGCACGAAGGCCTGGCCGGCGCTGGTGTAGGCTTTTTGCTCGGCGCTGAATTTCAGATCCGCTGCGCGGGCGGTCGAGCTGGTTTCGTGGGCATTGGCACTGGCCTGATCGCGCGCGAGGCTCGCCTGCAACTGCGCCTGATTGCTCGCTTCGGCCGCCGCGCCACGCTCACGGGAGATCAACGCCTGAGCTCCAATCTGCGCTGCTTGCACGCTGTGATACGCGTTGGCCGCGCCGGCTGGTGGGTGAATTGCCTCGACCACAGTGGCGAGAATTTCTACGCCGCTGTCGAGTTTCTGCAGATCGCTTTGCACGGCGCGGCCGATCTCGTCGGCCAGCCCTACCCTGTCCTGACCCAGCAAACCGTCGAGAGTGCGCGATGCAAAATCGTGTACCAGAATCCGGCTCGCGGTGCTGCGGATCAGCGTCGGAACATCCGCACTGTTGTAGGTCGCGGCCAACGCCGCCTGATCGCTGAGGCCGATGCGATAGACGAAACGCACGTCCATGTTGACGATCTGGAAGCTCTGTTGCTCGCCACGGCTGCTGGCGATGACCTGGGATTTATCGTTGACGTGGCTGGCATCCCAAAGACGATTAGCGGTAATCGGAGCCGGACCTTCCGCCGGATCCGGCTGAACCGGCGCCGGGTTTTCGCCGACGCTGGTCGCCAGTTCGTGCACCACGCCATTCTCCACGCTCAACACCCGGCCCAGCGGCCAAGGCAGGCCGGCATGCAAACCGGGGCCGAACACCTGCACCGGTTTGCCGAAGCGCTCGTAGATGCCACGGCTTTGCAGCGGGATTTCGTGAATGCCCGTGAGCAACCAGCCGACGGCTGCCACCAGCACCAGCACCGGCAAGAACGCGCGGCGCATGTAGCTGAAGGCCCAGATCTGCCGCAGGTCGATACCGAAGCGGTTGTGCAATTCGTGCTGTAAGGCGAGCAACGGTTGCGGCGGCCAGCGCAGCAGATCGGCGACGAAACTGCGGGCCAGCAGTACCGGTTCAAGTTGTTCGCGGCGCGGACTGAACAGCGACAGCACGGCACGCAGCAACAACTCCAGCGCGACCAGCCCCGGCAGGATGCCGATCAACACAGCCAAACGCACAGGCCAGACCGAATTCTCGCTGGCAAATAGCAAGCACAGCGCACCCAACACCAGACTGATGATGGTCACGCGCGTCAGCTGCGCCAGCGCACCCGCCTCGGGCCATTGCGCCGGATTTTCCTGAGCCAGTTGCCGCTCCAGCACCAGCAGACCGAACGCCAGCAGCAGCGCAATCGCCGCGCTGACGGAGGCGGACAAACCCACGGCAGTCGGTTGCAGCGTGAGATTCCACACCTGCTCGATGCCAAGCAACACCAACAGCGCCAGCCCGCCCAGCCACAATGTCGCCGCGCCGATCTGCCCCAGCACATGCAGGCTGCGGCGGCTTAACCGGTCCAGCAGCCGCTCGTACCAGCCGTCCGGCGCGGGCGGCTCGTCGACAGCAGGCACCGGCACCACCGGGTTGATCACCCGCGCTCGCCAATCGGTCACCCACCACGCCGATTGCAGCCCGGCGACCAGCACCAGCAACGCCGCGCTCTGATTGACCAACAGCGCCGGCCACAGCGATTGCGAGGCGAACAGGCCAACAAAAAACGCCAGCACCACTCCGGCCACGGCCAACCCGCAAAGGCCGATGGCCAACCGGCGCAATCGGCGACCCTGTGCCGCCGCCTGCTGAAAGCGCGGCAAACCGGTCACTTGCGTGCCATCAACGTCCAGATCTACTTGCATAACCCCCCAAAAACCTTGGCTCACTGCATAACTCGTTACGATATAACGAAATCCGTGAAATATTTGTACTCAATTTCACATTCAAAGATGCACAACCTGTCGCGTTCCTGAAGCCTTGACCGAAATGTCCGGAAACGCACATATTACGTACGTAATTTTTAGCGATCCGCATCCTTCAGCCAGGAGTAAGCGCATGAGCAACTATGACGTAGTGATTCTGGGCGGTGGGCCCGGCGGTTATAACGCAGCGATCCGCGCCGGTCAGTTGGGCCTCAAGACCGCGTGTGTGGAAGGTCGCGCCACGCTGGGCGGCACCTGCCTCAACGTCGGTTGCATGCCGTCCAAGGCGCTGTTGCATGCGTCCGAACTGTACGACGCGGCGATGGGCGCGGAATTCGCCAACCTCGGCATCGAGGTCAAACCGACGCTCAACCTCGCGCAAATGATGAAACAGAAGGACGAAAGCGTCACCGGCCTGACCAAAGGTATCGAATTCCTGTTCCGCAAGAACAAGGTCGACTGGATTAAAGGATGGGGCCACATCGACGGTCCCGGAAAAGTCAGCGTGACCGGCGATCAGGGCAACCGGATCGAACTGAACGCCACCGACATCGTCATCGCCACCGGTTCCGAACCCACTCCCCTGCCCGGCGTGGCCATCGATAACCAGCGCATCCTCGATTCCACCGGCGCCCTGTCCCTGAACGAAGTGCCCAAACATCTGGTGGTGATCGGTGCCGGCGTGATCGGCCTCGAGCTCGGTTCAGTCTGGCGGCGGCTCGGAGCGCAGGTGACGGTGGTGGAATACCTCGACCGCATCTGCCCGGGCGTTGATGGGGAGGCCGGCAAGACCCTGCAACGCTCGCTGAGCAAACAAGGCATCAGCTTCAAACTGAGTTCGAAAGTCACCAGCGCCACCTCTTCGGCCAACGGCGTGCAACTGAGCATCGAACCGGCAGCCGGTGGCACCGCCGAGTTACTGGAAGCCGATTACGTGTTGGTTGCCATCGGTCGCCGCCCCTACACCAAAGGCCTGGGCCTGGAGAACGTCGGCCTGAGCACCGACAAACGCGGCATGCTTGCCAACAAACACCATCGCACCGAAGCACCCGGTGTCTGGGTGATCGGCGATGTCACCTCCGGGCCGATGCTTGCGCACAAGGCCGAAGACGAAGCGATGGCCTGCATCGAGCACATCGTCGGCAAGGCGGGCGAGGTCAACTACGACCTGATCCCCAACGTGATCTACACCAGACCGGAGCTGGCAAGCGTCGGCAAGACCGAAGAGCAGCTCAAGGCTGAAGGCCGGGCCTACAAGGTCGGCAAGTTCCCGTTCACCGCCAACAGCCGGGCGAAGATCAATCACGAAACCGAAGGTTTTGCCAAAGTCATCGCCGACGCGCACACCGACGAAGTGCTTGGCGTGCACCTGGTCGGCCCGAGCGTCAGTGAGATGATCGGCGAGTACTGCGTGGCCATGGAGTTCAGCGCGTCGGCCGAGGACATCGCCCTGACCTGCCACCCTCACCCGACTCGTTCCGAGGCGTTGCGCCAGGCAGCAATGAATGTCGAGGGCATGGCGACGCAGATGTAAGCGCTTGTGGATACTTCCCGCGCAATGCGGGAAGTATCAGGACGGCAAATGCCCCAGCGGCAACGCTCCTGGGGTCTTCACCGTGTGAATCGCGAAATTGCTGCGAATGTCGCTCACGCCCGGCAGCTTCAATAGGCAACCGGTGAGGAAACGGTCATAGGCGCGCAAGTCCGGCACCACCACTTGCAGCAGAAAGTCCGATTCCCCTGAGACCAGAAACGCTGAAATCACCTCCGGCAACGCCGTCACCGCCCGATGAAACGCTTCGGCCTGTTCATCGTTGTGCCGTTCCACCTTGACCCCGACGAACACCGTCAGTCCCAGCCCCACCTCATCACGGTCCAGGTTCGCCTGATATCCGCGAATCACCCCCGCCTCTTCGAGCATCCGAACCCGACGCAGGCACGGCGATGCGGACAAACCGATTTCGTCCGCGAGTTGCACATTGCTCAGGCGCCCGTCCCGTTGCAGCGCGGCGAGAATCTTGCGATCGAAGGCGTCGAGTTTCATGGTTGGCAGATCCTGATGGTGTAACCGCAAAAAGAAAGCAGGTTATGCCAATCTCAACGGTTATAGAAGCGAACTACGCAAGCACCTGCCCTACCCCTCGGTCATAGACTGGTTGCACCGAATCGACAACGAAAGGGGGTGTGACATGGCAAGTCTCTGGCTGTTTTTCCTGGCTTTGGCGGTAGTCTATCTGCTGCCCGGTCCGGACATGATCCTGCTGTTGCAGACCGGTGCCCGTCAGGGTCGCGGTGCAGCACTCGCCACAGCGGTGGGTCTGGCGGTCGCCCGAGGCTGTCACGTAGCACTCGCGGCGCTGGGGCTGGCGGCGCTGTTCAAGGCTGCGCCGTGGACGTTCGATGCGGTGCGAATGGCCGGGGCGGCGTACCTGCTGTGGATCGGCATTCAATGCCTGCGCACCACGCTGTTGCCGGATCTGAACGCCGGCACCGTAACGGACGGCCATGGGCAGTGGCGCGCAGCGATCCGTCGTGGCCTGCTGACCAATCTGCTCAATCCGAAAGCCTTGCTGTTCTGCTCGGTGCTGCTGCCGCAGTTCATCGTGGCGGATGGCGCACCGGTGCTGACGCAGTTTGCGGTGCTCGGTGCGATGCTGGTGGCCGCTGGATTGCTGTTCGACAGCGCCTATGCCTTGCTCGGCACAGCGCTGGGCCGCTGGCTGAAACACAGCCCGACGGCCCAACGGGTGCAGCAGTGGTTGTTCGGCAGCCTGTTGATCGGTTTTGCCGTGCGCCTGACGTTCGTCCAGCAGGCTTAGGCTTTGCGGGCCTTGCGCTGGCGGCGGGTAATCAGCAACAACGCCACCGCAGTGAAGACCACAATCGCACCGATCTGCACCGGCCACTTGTATGGCCGCAGTGTCGAACGCACCGAGTCGGTCACCTGAGTGACATAGCGCTTGTCAGCGTTTTCGAAGTCCGGATAAGGGCACTGATGGCCAAAATCCACGGCCCACAGAACGTACGGCCCTTCGTCGACATAACGTTTGTACAACGCGCTCTGTTCTTCCAGGCTGCTGTTCCAGCCAGCGGCCGAACACAACACGGCGGCGAACGCCTGGCTGGTGTGCGGCAGGTTGTCCGCCGCACGACTGGCCAAAGCCGTAGCGACAAATCGATAGTGATAGCGCTCATCCGGCTGCGCTTCGCTGGCCTTCTGCCGTTGCACTTCAGCCTCACTCACCAAAGGCCCGACTTTCAGTTCAGTATTTTCCAGGCTGAAGTTGCCGCCGAAGGTCGCGTAATCCGGGGCCATTTCGTAGCCCAGGATATCCATGCCCCACTCGCGGGCCGTCCACGCCGCATTGAACAGCGCGCTGGCACGCTTGGTCGGCCACCACGCCGAATCGGCCTTCAGGCGTTGCTCGCCATAGAGCCGAGCCTTGTGCTGCAGATCGGCATTGTCGAAATAACCGACCGCCTCTTCGTAGTGTCCTTCGCGCAACAAACGCCGGCCCAGCAGATTGCGCAGGCTGGCGGCCACCGGCAGCGGGACGTAGTTGTCGCGATCCTGCTGGCTCAGCGCAGGCGGTGCCGGCACATTTTTATCGACATAGTTTTTGAGTTCATCAACCGTCAATACCCGCTCGGCCACCGTCGCGGCGTCGAACCAGTAAATGCTCTGGCTGCGATACAACTGATCGAAGGCCTGCAGGTACTCGC
The sequence above is a segment of the Pseudomonas sp. HS6 genome. Coding sequences within it:
- the hflC gene encoding protease modulator HflC, translated to MSQSHTHDHDDHSGHDHAHGGHHHHGHHHHHHGAPEEAGPFPWRRMGWAVLLVAFAIAAASLVQVRSGEATVITRFGNPSRVLLDPGLSWRWPAPFEATIPVDLRLRTTSSGLQDVGTRDGLRIIVQAYVAWQVQGDADNVQRFMRAVQNQPDEAARQIRTFVGSALETTASSFDLANLVNTDANQVHIADFEAQLRQQIDQQLLATYGVRVVQVGIERLTLPSVTLTATVDRMRAERETIATERTAIGKREAAQIRSGAERDARIVQADATVKAAEIEAQSRVEAAQIYGRAYAGSPQLYNLLRSLDTLGTIVTPDTKLILRTDAAPFRVLVDGPPNMDSKTGTQP
- the hflK gene encoding protease modulator HflK — encoded protein: MQVDLDVDGTQVTGLPRFQQAAAQGRRLRRLAIGLCGLAVAGVVLAFFVGLFASQSLWPALLVNQSAALLVLVAGLQSAWWVTDWRARVINPVVPVPAVDEPPAPDGWYERLLDRLSRRSLHVLGQIGAATLWLGGLALLVLLGIEQVWNLTLQPTAVGLSASVSAAIALLLAFGLLVLERQLAQENPAQWPEAGALAQLTRVTIISLVLGALCLLFASENSVWPVRLAVLIGILPGLVALELLLRAVLSLFSPRREQLEPVLLARSFVADLLRWPPQPLLALQHELHNRFGIDLRQIWAFSYMRRAFLPVLVLVAAVGWLLTGIHEIPLQSRGIYERFGKPVQVFGPGLHAGLPWPLGRVLSVENGVVHELATSVGENPAPVQPDPAEGPAPITANRLWDASHVNDKSQVIASSRGEQQSFQIVNMDVRFVYRIGLSDQAALAATYNSADVPTLIRSTASRILVHDFASRTLDGLLGQDRVGLADEIGRAVQSDLQKLDSGVEILATVVEAIHPPAGAANAYHSVQAAQIGAQALISRERGAAAEASNQAQLQASLARDQASANAHETSSTARAADLKFSAEQKAYTSAGQAFVLEQYLSQLSQGLGKVKLLVLDHRLGGSSNAPTIDLRTFTLPADPTPARTTAQPGATH
- the lpdA gene encoding dihydrolipoyl dehydrogenase → MSNYDVVILGGGPGGYNAAIRAGQLGLKTACVEGRATLGGTCLNVGCMPSKALLHASELYDAAMGAEFANLGIEVKPTLNLAQMMKQKDESVTGLTKGIEFLFRKNKVDWIKGWGHIDGPGKVSVTGDQGNRIELNATDIVIATGSEPTPLPGVAIDNQRILDSTGALSLNEVPKHLVVIGAGVIGLELGSVWRRLGAQVTVVEYLDRICPGVDGEAGKTLQRSLSKQGISFKLSSKVTSATSSANGVQLSIEPAAGGTAELLEADYVLVAIGRRPYTKGLGLENVGLSTDKRGMLANKHHRTEAPGVWVIGDVTSGPMLAHKAEDEAMACIEHIVGKAGEVNYDLIPNVIYTRPELASVGKTEEQLKAEGRAYKVGKFPFTANSRAKINHETEGFAKVIADAHTDEVLGVHLVGPSVSEMIGEYCVAMEFSASAEDIALTCHPHPTRSEALRQAAMNVEGMATQM
- a CDS encoding Lrp/AsnC family transcriptional regulator, giving the protein MKLDAFDRKILAALQRDGRLSNVQLADEIGLSASPCLRRVRMLEEAGVIRGYQANLDRDEVGLGLTVFVGVKVERHNDEQAEAFHRAVTALPEVISAFLVSGESDFLLQVVVPDLRAYDRFLTGCLLKLPGVSDIRSNFAIHTVKTPGALPLGHLPS
- a CDS encoding LysE family translocator, giving the protein MASLWLFFLALAVVYLLPGPDMILLLQTGARQGRGAALATAVGLAVARGCHVALAALGLAALFKAAPWTFDAVRMAGAAYLLWIGIQCLRTTLLPDLNAGTVTDGHGQWRAAIRRGLLTNLLNPKALLFCSVLLPQFIVADGAPVLTQFAVLGAMLVAAGLLFDSAYALLGTALGRWLKHSPTAQRVQQWLFGSLLIGFAVRLTFVQQA